Within Lytechinus pictus isolate F3 Inbred chromosome 7, Lp3.0, whole genome shotgun sequence, the genomic segment TCTCTGTTTCTATATTGATTTCagatattaatatatattcaattttgttttgcCAAGCACTACTtcagaaatgaaaattttattctCATTAGTATGCTTGTAGAGAATgaaatagattgatagataggtGACAATATGTAAATAAATGGTGAATGGATAGAATACTTCATGGAGAGATAGATACTAGATTGATAAAGAGTTTGATAGTGATAGTGTgtatgtgtgagagagagagagagagttaaagAAACTAGTGATTGCAGACGTAttacagatagatagatagatagatagatagatggatggatgggtggatagatggataaatataaaaatggatagatgaataaatacatgtagataaatatAGATATTAAAGGTAGATGTGTATAAAGTGATAAATAGCTTGCTGATCTAGGTATATAAATCTTTGACAGCTTTATATaggatagataaatagatataggggagtttttatgtaatattgggatttcattatcataatatttGAGAGATTGATGACACTATATCAACACCTGCATAATTATTTTATCTAGGACACAGAGGTCAGAACAGGTTGTGAAAACGAGGTATGTGTATGTTTGTATGCCTGTTCTGTGGTTTGCAAAGCAAGATCCAGTAGGGTGAATCAATTACTTCAACATGAAATTTTATGGTTCATCATAATCTGTTGGCAGAATGAttgaaaaatcataatcatattaaaTCAAAATCTAAATGAAAGAGAAGTTTTGAAATGGAGAGCCAAGAAATTGGTGATTACAATCTGTTTCCTTTAGAGAACATCATAACCTTCTTTGATAAAGTAGAATATTTCAGATTATGTATGCATTCACTTTGTTTCACTCTGCATTTGAAATGTATGAGAAGAGATTTAAAGCAGACCTGATTTAACTTTAAACATTCAAACTTCTCTTGGAATTctctatcatatcatcatcacttaTCCTAAGGTACCATAATGAATCATCAAAAGAAACCTCAGAGTTATAACTTTATAtgtttgatgataataataatgataagaagaaTACATAGTTTGTTTGAAATCAAATGGAAGTAGGTTATAAGATGGTTTTTATTCCTAACATTAATAATCAAAGATAAAAGATTGCTCATTTTATGTGCTCCAATCAAGAGAATATTGAAAGTCTGTTATATTGGCGCCGTGACATTTTAGCTTCATACAAAGAGCTATTACGCACTGAATTCCTTCTACCACATTCCGTGACAAGGCTGACATGCAGTTGAAAGTCATTCTACTtgtacaaatgattttttttctcatgctATGTATAGTCCCAGCGAAATGAACGGCATTTTCACGGTCACCGGCGAGCGATATTTGATTAAGTTGGTGAAAACTGATTGTGCAGTTGATTTCCCTGCAGGCTCGATTCAGGTACTTTTGTGTGTCTTGCGTATGAATGTGACCATTCATTAAAAGTGGGTTACGCTAATAAAGAGTGATTGGTTTGTAGATGTAATgaacataatttcattttcaaatagcCCCTGAGACACTTGTTCCTTGTTTATAAGGTCGGCTAGAGCATTGTCTGATTATTTAGGCTTGAGGATATTCTGGATTACTCAAGATTAAGAAAACATTACATAACTGAATGCCCAATGATAGATTGGAGCATAATTTTAGATTACGATTGCATTATTTAAACTTAAGTAAAGATTAATAAACTGCTTGATTATAAATTGAAAGTTAAAATGGGGATATTACTTTAGACAATCAAGAGAGAATATTTCCATCATTATCTTTTATtcagtagtttttttttctcttgataaAGCATGttatcaattattttgtttgtgctTTGAATTTAGATTGAATTAGTAATTCACAGACCATtctctaaattttcagcataaggAATGTAGTTAAATAGAAACACCTGGAGTTATTTCCTCAAGAAAAGAATATTGATGTGGTATTTAAAGGATTATGTAAATACAGTATAGACAGATTCCCCTAATCAATGTAGGGACAAGCATTTACGTAAATTGTTACAAGAAAGTATAAAAGAATTATTAATTACATTAATATGGATTGAATATGTTTGATCAGGAATAATGATGTATTAATTTGTAAACGATTAGTGTGAACTTTAACAATGGGCATAGCAGGTGGCTTTGCCActgaaaaattgaagaaaacatCTTATGAAAAGAAGAGATAATTAACATGGAATTAGATTAATGAGAAACATTGCTTAAATAGCTTACAGGACAGGTGATTTTTCAAAAAAGGATTGTAAGTTGTTcactgtatttatttatttatcatatttggCTTTGTACATGAGAACAAGGGAAATGACAGATAAGATGTGCTAAGGATTCCAGATAATGCTCAAATTTTGATGCAGTATGGcttgaaaatcatgaaaactgtTTAGTATATTTCTTGGTATAATGGAgataaagaagtaggcctattacAGCTTCAATCGATGTGACTTATATCAAGAACTTTGATATCTAGTTTATAGATATAGAATTACAAGAGGATGAAGAAAGTTTAGTGGTATGTGAATGTGCAAAAGATTAATTTTCATCAGtaggtaatttattcatgaatagtAATGATTTGATATCTATAACAGAAATCATAATTTGGCATACCCTTCTTAGGATTGAAATATTGCTACCCCCTCCCTGGTATATTTGCACTCTCCCTTAGCTTCACATGGGGAAAAATGAAGCAGCGGAGTGTGTATCTATGTGTTCATTATTTGCCTGACCGATTCCCAATACCCATGGAAAGCGGAGCTAACTGAGGATGACGGCCGGGCCTTGATTAAACGCGACCCCCGGCAAGGCGCATCGCCAATAACCTGTCATCGATTATGCCGGCGTTTTATTGAATACATTTTCTAATTCGGCTACGAATGCAGCCCTAGTGAGGATATGATGCAAGCTTTCTGTGTGTGATATGCCtgattttcattcatcatcGGTTGGATGGAAGTGCAGACAGGAGTCATGCTTgtgtaataaaatattttaacttaAATGAAACGAGGCTGTAGAGTAGATAGATGTGAGCTTGGAATCAATGAGGTACCTATTCAGAAAGATGCAAGCCTGGGAATAATGAGGTACCTATTTCCTTCTTGCATCTACGGTGCCGCCTTTGGCTGTAGTTTTAAGTAATGTTGGCAGCATAGAAGGAAAGTTGATACTGATGTGGAGGAATCCTTCTTTCGTTCTGTCTTTCTGTTTGTCCATCAACATTGCCATCACTGATGCATAGAGTATCGCATTGACAAGGGAGGATATTAAAACGTGGGGCATTTAACACACTGTACAATGAGACTGGGATGCCAGGTAAATATGGATATGGGGTTGTGTAtataagagagagaaagagagaggaagaaaaggggagataGGAAAACAAGAGGGTAAGAGCAAGAGAGTAAGTTGGAGGATAGTGAGTTGCTCTTAATGCATGAAGCGCTAGTCTGTGTGTGCCTCATGATTTGAGGTGAACTCTATGTAAGTGTGTGTAGAACCTCTCCTCTCCCTGGCTCTCTCACCCTGCAAGTGGGATGCAGGAGATCTGAAATCCCTCACCCGCTCTGTGCAGAGCGCTCCACTAATACCCCCAACGCATCACTCGCTCGCGGGTAAGATCAGAGGAGGAGCATAACAGGGATATTTATCCAGCCAGTGGTGTGTTATACACGTCCATCGTCCGTACCATCGTCCGTATTATACCACAGTCCCTTTGCCACCGATcccccacattggagacttatGTTTAGCAGCTTTCGGTATTGGCGGAACGGAAAGGATTTTAAGGAGAGCTTGCTTATGTATGTTTACAGACGTGGAGTATGTGGTGAATCTGGAATTATCTCTTTGAGTCTTGATTGGTCATATGCTGTTTGGGTCCTAGTTGATGTATTtaagagctacatgtatgatgacTTAGACAAGATTTCATTTACTTGTGACCATTGGTAGGTATGTACATCAATGTCGgtatctgtttatattgtattgttTAACAGTTAAATGCTTAAAACAAATTCAAGATATGAAAATCTTTTTAATACATGCTAATTGATTTAATCGTGTGTGGCTGTTCATTCTTTATGTAATAAGCCATTTATCATTGTAAGTGAAAGCATATTTGGTGGTAATTTACTTCCCGTATGAACTCTAAAATAGTGAGCAAGCTTGCCCCTTCAACTTAAATTCTTTTCCCTTGAAGTAGAGATGTAGACTGTCATTATTGTGAAGGGATCAtatgtaaatgatattttaatgtGGATAGAGAATAAATAATGGGGGTGTAGGTGGATGGTattcattcccccccccctgattcTTATAGATTTTGTGTTATTAATCACCTTGTTAAGGGGATATCCCCCCTGactgtagcccccccccccccccatccatccCATGGCCTTGTCCTCCTCTCCCATGTTTATGTCGGCCCTACAATATATGTGCACCTACAAACTCTACCCGTGTAACCTACAAACTGTTTGTCacataaataattttgattaatttaaacaattcattattttactgtTTTTACCAGGAAGAACTATCATGCCTATAATGAactctatatatatacatgcttGTTATAAATTCATGGGTCTTTGAATACAGTGCTTAGTGTGTGATTGTCATAGTCAGTggtgaatatgaatataaaatctAAATATATTGTGCATAATGTTCTgtattaaaatcaatcaatttttttaaatagaattaaGTAAATGTTAAACATATGCTTTTCATGAAAAGGTACAAAAAgtagttttattttcattttaaatttgaGAAATTAATAGTTCAGTTCTTTGAATCATCTTAGCTTGTGTGATTTATTTTAGGTGTTCCTTTAATGCATATTTCCATTTGACACCATCTAGCACCAGCTAACTGATTTGATTTATCGAAGCATTGCAAAACAGCTCCATATTGTAACACCCTCACACCCTGGTCAATTTGTTAATGACATCCATCTTTAAATTAGACCATAAAACGTCATCATAACACATGCTTATGAATCCTGAATTAAGAGTACCGTGCTTGTAACCAATCTAATTAGCAGAAGTGTACTTTTTACCTTAACGCTTAGTGCTTCATTAGGTGACGTTTATGAAGGCTCGTCAATATAATAGATTTTTTTCTCCTGCTCCGTCTGCTAATTGAAAAGATTTTATGAGCATTCTATTTGCATTCCtctgttattttcttttctttcattgaaTTTCAGTTATGACGGGTGGTAATAGCTGAGTGTATTTATTAGAAGTGAGCTAATTGATGGTGTATTCAAAGAAGCAAATAGTTACAAGTTTTGATTATGTTTCTTCATTGGATTGGAATTCTTGCAATGACGTCAGCAGTTACCACATATGAAATAAGacagaaaatttattttgttatgtagATACTGGTTCCATAGCTTATTAAGCAAACCAAACATACATCAAAAATGTATATGATTGTGGGTGTTTTTTTACGTTATCACAACATCATTTTTCAAAGGAGTCTGCACATGTGTGATGTGAATGATCCATGGTTAAAGCTATGAATAATTTatcttaaaacaatttttttaaaaggatttGGAGCTTTGTGCATTCTGTGATCTTCACCTTTCACATCATCATCCTCagcaacatcattatcatcaacaaacATCATGATcgacatcattatcatgatgagcaaactgcatcatcatcatcattatcatcatcatcatcctcatcatcatcctcatcatcatcaacatcattcagcattatcatcatcaacatcaccattaacttcatcatcatcatcattgatatgaATATCATAAACATTTTCACTATTATGCCTTTCATTTTGTATGGATTTgctaatttgaacaaaaaatatctgAAAGAAGGGATTTACTCTTGGTTGAAACATTGATGATATAAAAACGATTCTGAAAATAAACTCCTCAACATTTTTtggaaatctgattttgatcgataatcccttcTCAATTTTAGTGAATAATAATGTGAGACTGataccaatgaatagatcatttaattctctttaaaatgataccctacatgatatgattatggttcacatggaggtgcagtgccttggaatgtggggcaaggtaaaaattcaaaagttgcaaaatgacacaatattgaaagtcactatTCCTTTTTCCgcggtgatgagtgagtttctcagcagtttcttttgttttcatgcaccttaacatcaacattaacatggaatcaacaCACCTGCACAAGCGATTacataacaaaaaacaaacatgtatgggtatttcaaaccatgaCTCAAACCAAGTtttctcacagaaccatcactacataaaccacaacaaaacatgaaaaatgaagaagcagggtcttgatttgaatggattttcatctctattgacacaggcaaaagaatcatgttctttattgacccttcatgactatttctgctcgttttgcagcttttcaattcagaccttaTCCAAcgcttttgaatcctgctcttttcgtgatggtaTGATCATAACGAgccatggtatcattttaaagagaattaaatgatcttttgaatgatatcaagtatgcattgtgtaaaattgggagttgggagaaattaatggccaaactcagatttacAAACTGTTTTTGAGGGGTTTGTATTCTATCTTCTGTGAGCTTTTTACATTTTGACAATAGTTTGTTCACCTGTGAACACCGAATGTGCTACAGAAAATATTACCATTCAGTTCGGATCAAATCAATGAAACCCTAAAATGGCTATTGTTAAATTCACAATAGAATTCACCTCAATGAAAAGTTGGTTGAACTAGCGTGATATATATTTCTCTGTGTACTGACAATACCATAGTCAACTTGCATCTGTTTGTAATGTGTTTTGTCTATTGAGCATAATCGGATAGATAACACTCCACTGGATGGTTTCAGACATGTTGAGCCCACCATAGTTCATGGGGTAGTtgtatacttctactactaatttGTGGTATGTAGAATTGTatgtattttgtgaaattgacaTTGTTGCATCTTCtcgcttaaaaaaaaaaaaattcagggtAGATTATGTAGCATTGtcatgtatttgtattattGCACACTATTATATGGTGGTTTCCAATACCTGATTCCATGGCTTTTGTAGCAGCTACAAAAATGTTTGGTTTAGAAGGAAATTCTGCAGATTCGATTCAACTAAGCATTTGCTTTAACCTCAACCCCATCTCAACCCCATTGCTAATCCTGATATCATAACTGAATGAAATCTCTATTGCAGTATTAAACCTAACCTTTGTCTAGTGAGATGGgagccattgaaaaaaaagtaaatattaaGTTACCCAGCTTAAGCTATGTTCTCAAAGTTTCGTATGAACATACTAATATCACAGTTCTTGCGAATTCTGAAGCTTGAAGAGATTCATAGATAGGGAATGGATCTTATGGCCTACTGTAGAGCGACTTATTATCTTCTTAAGAAATGGAATGATTTTCGGTTATACAATGACCTTAGAATTTGTATGTCATGGTCTATGTTTCCATGATGcaaaagaatatgaaattttGGGGCATTTTTGCACCATTTGCGATATGTGGCGATGTATACCATAATGTGTTTGAGGGAGTCGTACCAGAGTgattgagagaaagagagaaaggggaggggAGGATGAGCTCAATGgtgtaattttgtttttgtttttgtttaatgaaGTGTATTCAAGACTGATCTTTGTGAATTGCCTAGTACCTATTCATGCTTGCATATATTGATTTTCCCACTGTAGTGATGCCTATATGATTATGAGTAATAACAATTTGTCCATAAATAATATTCCAACTACACTAATGTATGTTTGTACAATCAAGGAGGTATCACTTTATCGTAATGGATTGGGGATCTATTTTATGAATACTTGTAATAACAAgagcacattttttttgctgagTTTACTATTAGACAATCAAATTCCATGATTTAAGTGGCTTTTAATTTTTGTCACAAATTGTTTCTTTTAAtagcaagttttatgaaacaggacctAGGCTAATGTGATTCAGTGTAAGAAACAAGTTTAGATGTTTAGATCACCATTATCAACATATATCTGTATGAACTCACCATTTGTAGATTTTTATCCTGTTTTTTAAGACTCAATTGATACCATTATCGGTTTGTCGTGTATGGTAATGTTCACATGAGGAggagacttgcaaaaaaaatcatttatccgTGTTTCATTCTTTTCAAAAGTTATTTTGATGTGAAAGTGATCATTATCAGATGATTACAACATTTTTGCCTTAAACAATCTcatgtaaatgaaatgtcatttaaatAAAATCTCATGTAGGCATATAACAACGACTGTTTTAGGTTTGGTGTTTCCATCATGTATGGCGTTTCTAATTGTACAGGAAAGCGGTGTCCCCCATATGTAATGTAATGTGGCAAACATTGACCTTGTGCCATGAATGACGTAACGAGAATGATGTTTGTTTGTCCCATCGATAAACTGAGGATAATGGAAATATGGGATCATTAACAGATCCACAGTCGCTGTAAGTGGTGAAGAGCTAGAGTACAAATAGCCatcttgttttctcttttgttatTGAGTAATGAAGCAAATAAAGTAGAAGCTACATTGATTGAAGATTCAATGTATATTGATTAGGATGTCTGTCATCTATTGAATGTAGTCATCACTGTAGCTTACTTTAGAAGCTTTACTTAATGAAGACAAAATGAGTTTTCTTTGTTTGCCTTTAGCTATGCCTCAATGGGTATCATCTGTGGTATTTGCATATTCAGGCTGATACCTCGAGATGGCTATGTTAGCGAAGGGATATATTAATTGCAAAattaagagaaaaaaagaaggtagATAAGTTTGAGATGAAGGTTTATATTTTGCCTTTGTACATTGTGGAAGGTAAATTCTTGATGATTctaatgtgaaatattttttatttcttttatttttgcagGTAGAGAAGTAAAGACTGACTTGCAGAGAAAGACTGCAGAGAAGGAAGCTTTTCTTTGGAATGACTTTAAAAATGTCTAGATGACAGAATTTGATCTTTAGAGAATCTGGTAGAATCCTTTTATTAGGACAAAgttgttcaatttttttcattggaaGATTGTGTGTGAGAGGACAGGACTCACCATGAAGCCATCAATAGCAATTTGGAAATCAAAACTGTTACTTTTAATAATCTTTGCTGTGTCATGGCACACTGCAATGTCACTCCGTTTTCTGGGCACTGAGAACACATACGCACGATATGAGGAGTGGAACAGGACAGTCAACGGAACTCTCAAATTTGAATTCAAGACAGAAAGGAGAGATGCATTACTACTGTACACGGACGATGGTGGCACTGGGTCAAAGTTCTTCTTGGAGCTTGTACTGGATAATGCACAGTTGCAATTACGCTTCCGAATCAGGAACAAAGCAAGGACAATAATCATTGGCGAAAACCTGGATCAAAACACATGGCATAAAGTCACACTAATGAAAAGCCCAGAAGAGTGTGTTATTATCTTGGATGGTGTAAGAAAAGCAGGAGCTATTCCTGATGGTCAGACATCGCTGACCGGGAGCTCGGATTTGTTTATTGGTGGTGTCCCTCGTACTTTGCCTGTTACGGATATCTCTGAACCGGAGGTAAAATTTCTGAATCGCTTTGAAGGCCACGTTCGGAACTTAGTTTACCTGGTGAGCGAGAGACCCAAAAGGTGGTATCGTCCTGAATCGATGGCAGCGATCGGCCTTGAGGAAGATCCTTCAGATCTTTGTGGCAGTGATGACTTCTGCAGGAACCAAGGTTTATGTGTCAGTTCTGATGCAGATGCAGAGTGTGATTGCTCAGGGACAGGCTACACTGGTCTTACTTGTGAAACACGTAAGTATATAATACACAATACAGGCAAGTATATAGTTTCTCTATATACTCTTGTCATTTTATTTTAGAATTTTTCTAGTGATTTCTGATTCCTTTTGGAgagtgaaaatttatttttcaaacaatgtaGAACAAATGGATATTCATTCCTAAACAAATGAACCCCCACTATTCTCAGTGAATCAGACTTTACATCTAATGTCACACAGATTATCTAACCTTATTcaaaatgttcttctttcaaatcatcaatatatattttctttcaatagtCTGATGAgctgtttaaaaataaaagatgaacAATCTAGTTATAGTTGCATGTAAATTTTCTGGGATGATGTTTTAGTAACTTTGGTAACCATTAATgcaaagttacatgtataaaaagagACAAAGCATGAGAATTTGAGATCATGAAAATTAACCATTGACTATTCATTGATCAAGTCACAAAGATAATACCaataattttgacttttatcctaaatttattttatttttcaaattaaaaaatcaagaTAAGCATAGCTTTACCTTTTAACTCGTGTTATGAGGATTTTTGCAGGGTATGATTCCCCTACACCATTCGTGGTTGGAGTTAAAATTTCATATGCAGCATACATTAGGTAGGTTATAAAGCAGCGTGAAACAGGTCTGAAAGGATATCATCAGAAATAAGGTTTTTGTGTTTATATTCAGGTGTGGGTTTCTTCCGCTAAACAGGAGCTTTGCACCTGCCAATGCAAGGTTGTATAATATCATCATTCCTCGGGATGGTTGtatgaagagagagggggagaggaagacagagagagggggagggagagcaTGCAGATGGATGAGTGGGTGGTAGAAAGTGTGTGAAGACAAAAAAAAGCGAaatatacagtgtgtcccagaaaaaaaaaaaaccgaaaatTTATCagtgttttttcttttcataactCACCAAAAAATGATAACTCACATAAATGTAAAGTGTTGGCTCCCCTTTTTCTCATTAGTTCTGTTATGATGTATACATGATGAATGAGTGAGTTAAAACATATCgttaacaaaacaaatttttagtCTATAGactaaaaatttgttttttttacgatatttgaatttttaaagagaTAATCACTTGTGTAAAGAGTTCAATATATGCTTCTCaattggaaaaaatgaaataaaagctcattttaattttaatgaaaCAATGCTTGCATTTCAATATCATGATAACAAGATGTTTTCACTGGCTGTTGTATACTGTATTTTATTGATTATCAAATATGCAAAAAGTCTTGACAGAAGGTAACCAATGAAAACAATTCATGTCATGACATTATTGATATACACACATTATGTTAAAGAAACAGGACTTAGTTATTCCTAATTCATGTATTTTCACTATGATTTAGTTATCATATTAATAAACATATATAATTGAACTTTCTAGGAATGTGAATTCTCTATCAATTTACCCAGAGACCGTCAACTAAATAACCTTTTAGTCTCCTTTCTTCATGTTGTTTTTACGCACTCATGTGTGGAGTAGGCATCATATAAGTTGCAAAGCAAgtacacaaaataatatgcagAAAGAAGAA encodes:
- the LOC129265369 gene encoding neurexin 1-like, whose amino-acid sequence is MKPSIAIWKSKLLLLIIFAVSWHTAMSLRFLGTENTYARYEEWNRTVNGTLKFEFKTERRDALLLYTDDGGTGSKFFLELVLDNAQLQLRFRIRNKARTIIIGENLDQNTWHKVTLMKSPEECVIILDGVRKAGAIPDGQTSLTGSSDLFIGGVPRTLPVTDISEPEVKFLNRFEGHVRNLVYLVSERPKRWYRPESMAAIGLEEDPSDLCGSDDFCRNQGLCVSSDADAECDCSGTGYTGLTCETPLIPQTQSEEAPDEKEGKC